TCTGCGGAGGCGCTGGTCCTCGGATCCCGGGGCCTCGCGGACCGTGGGCTCCGGGCGCCCACGCGGGCGGGAGCGGGCCGGGCTGAGCTTCCCGCGTGAACCCGCCCCTTCCCCGCGGCGCTGGTGGTCAGGTGGCTGCCTGCCCCCGGCCGCCTCTCCACCCAGCCCCGGATCCCCTCCCAGGCTTTCCTTGGCGTGGCCTCCTGGACTGTCCTgactccagcccctctcccagcccGGGACCCTCAGGCCAGGGAGAGTGGCTCCCTTTCCAGATGTTAGGGCCCCGCGGCGTTTCTGAACATCTGGGTGGAACGCGGAGGCCCCCGGTGGATGCCGGAGGGTGTCCACGTTGCGGCGGGGGCAGCGGGAGCCCTGCATCTGGTGTTGACCACCTTCCTCTCCCCCGCACCGGCTTTGGCCAGTCACTAGACCCTGGACTTTGACCTGTCTCTCTCCACCAGGCCCGGGCAGCTGATGGTTTTGGCGAAGTACCTTAAGGTAGCTGGGtccaccccctcttccccacctACCTCTTGTCCTccccccacaccaccaccaccctggctCCCCTCCCTCATGACCGCCTGGATCCTCCTTCCTGTCAGCCTGTCAGCATTCTCCATCACTGGCCTATGGACTGTGTGAGTAaagagggggatggggggaggcaACTAGGGGACAAAATGGACCCAGGCTGAGGAGGGACAGGACCCAACAGGAGCCTGATGGCACACACAAAGCCCCTTGTCCTGTTGCAGGCTCCAGGGTGGTACCCAGGGTCACTCTGGCTGTCTGCAAAGCCTGGCCTGGTGCCTGGGCACACAGCCCCTTGGGACAAGCTGGCACCACTGCTGTCCAGCAGGGTGGCCCTGACAGACACACTTCTAGCCAGGGCAACTTCCAGAGATCCTCTAGTTTGGGACTAGGCTGTGGGTTCTAGAGTAGCATCAAGCCGCAGGGCCACCCCAACTTGAGTCCGCGGAAAGGACAATGAGGCTGAATGGGGGCAGAATCAAAGGAAAAGAGTCAGTGGGAGAAGGCTGGGTGCATCGTGGGGCGGGGTGACAGTTGTACTCCCGCAGGTATGCCATGGCCGTGATGAACCACCACGTGTGCCCCGTGGAGAACTGGTATGGCGCACTCTGCAGACAGCCTCACTCTAAAGCTCCCTTCATCTCTGTTCCCTCTGGGGCCGGGGCTGCCTCAAGCCAGATGGAGACACTGGGCCTCACTGCTCTTCTCTGACATTGGCagcgcctgcccctccccaggcatGGCTTCGTGCCCACCTACCTGCTTCCCACCGTCATTTGCCCCTTTGGCTTCTGTCTCAGGGGGGCCCTGGGAAGTGGGCTCTTCTGCCCCTGCCAAGGGAGGTCTGGGAGGGTGGTCTCCGAGAGGCCTGAGGCTACAGGCCGAGGGCCCGGGGGAACCCCTTTCCCCCAGGCTactctctgtcctgcctgccaggTCCTACAACGAATCCTGCTCTCCTGACCCCACTGAGCAAGGGGGCCCCAAGACCTGCTGCACCCTGGACGATGTCCCCCTCATCAGGTAAGGCCTAGAAACCGCGCAGGTCACAGAGACCCAAGGCCCTGCTAGACTCCCAACTAAGCCTCCCCAGCAAAGGCCTGTCCTTGGGTCTCAGGAATAATAATTCCATGAAGAGCACTTAATTACAATGTTACTTACTAATTACTATGTACCGGACCCTGTGCTGAATGCTTTACATGCGTAGCGGCATTTAATTCTCCTAGCACTAAGGCAGCTGTTGTTTTCACCATTTTAGAGGTAAGGAAGGTGAGACAGAGCTATGTCATCCATCCAGGTCcctcagctagtaagtggaggTACCTGGATTTCAGTTCAAGCTCTCTGTTTGCCCAGCCCAAGTTCTGGCTTCAGGGAAGCCAGACCCCCTGCAGGCCTTGACAATCTCAGGGAGTCCAAGAGCCTCAGGGTCTGCCGAGCAATCCTGGGCACCGCCTGCCCCAGTACGCACACCAGCTCTGCCTTGGGGGGAGGTGCAGCCAGCCTAGGCCCGAATGTATGTGAGGGACCCAGGCCCTTCTCATCAGTCGGGCTTGCCTGCTAAGGAACAGGCACAGATAAGGCAAGGGAGAGCAGGCAGGCCAGAATGGGGCCTTCCGGCGCTCCTGCCCCCCCCTCACTCTGTCCTCGCCCCCTCCTCTCAGCAAGTGCGGCACATACCCCCCCGAGAGCTGCCTCTTCAGCCTCATTGGCAACGTGGGTGCTTTCATGGGTGAGTTGCGCCCTCGGCCCGACCACCAACCCGCTCGGTCCCGCCCGCCCTCACACCCGCTCCCCACAGAGGCCCAGGAAGCCCTGGCCTCGCGCCGCCTACCCCGCCACGGGCTGAGGCCAGCGGGACCACTTCTCTTCCGTTCCTTGAAGGCCCGAGGCTGACTTGCACACGGCCACGCTGGTAGGGCACACCACCCGCCTGTCCATTCCCTTCCTGCCCTCAGAGTATCTGGGGGAAGCTGGTGGGCTcgctgggctgggccagggccAGAGCCGGCCCCACCTGTGCTCTCCTCCCCCAGTGGCCCTGATCTGCCTCCTGCGCTACGGGCAGCTCCTGGAGCAGAGCCGTCATTCCTGGGTCAACACCACGACGCTCATCACAGGCTGCACCAACGCTGCGGGCCTGGTGGTGGTGGGCAACTTCCAGGTGCGCCCGCCTGCCCACCTCTTGAACTTCCCCGAAGGGGGCCAGGCTTTTGGCAGGGGCCCTCAGTTTCCCAAGGGTTGACCCAAGCTGCGGGTCTGCCCCTCAAGGTTGGGGGTGGGAAGAACAGGGCCCGGGAGGGGAAAAGCCccggagggagggacggaggggggtggaggggggctgcTTCACGGGTCAGCCCCTCTCTCCGGGCCCAGGTGGATCACGCTAAGTCTCTGCACTACGTCGGAACCGGCGTGGCCTTCACTGCCGGGCTGCTCTTTGTCTGCCTGCACTGTGCCCTCTCCTACCACGGGGCCACTGCCCCCCAGGACCTGGCTGTGGCCTACCTGCGGATCGTGCTGGCAGCCATCGCCTTTGTCTCTCTGATCCTCAGTATCCTTCCAGGACGGGGCGGCCAGGAGCTCCTCCTGTAGCCCAGGCCCTCTCCCACCCAAGATGGGGGATCCGCCCCCACCCAGGGTGGTCTCctgcccccctctccctcccGGGAGGTGAGGCCTGGTCCTCTGCCCCAGCCTAGCCGCATATCCGGGAAGGCAGAAGGGGTGTCGCCAGGCTCCCGCCCATCCTACTGAACGTTTCCTTAGCTCCATCCCAGGCGGAGTCTTCTTCATCCACGAGAGCTCTCAGCTGCAGCACGGGGCAGCCCTGTGCGAGTGGGTGTTTGTCATCGACATCCTCGTCTTCTACGGCACCTTCAGCTATGAGTTCGGGGCAGTCTCCTCGGAGACGCTGGTGGCCGCACTGCAGCCTGCCCCCGGCCGGGCCTGCAA
The window above is part of the Physeter macrocephalus isolate SW-GA unplaced genomic scaffold, ASM283717v5 random_844, whole genome shotgun sequence genome. Proteins encoded here:
- the TMEM150A gene encoding transmembrane protein 150A isoform X1; translated protein: MAHSADSLTLKLPSSLFPLGPGLPQARWRHWASLLFSDIGSACPSPGMASCPPTCFPPSFAPLASVSGGPWEVGSSAPAKGGLGGWSPRGLRLQAEGPGEPLSPRLLSVLPARSYNESCSPDPTEQGGPKTCCTLDDVPLISKCGTYPPESCLFSLIGNVGAFMVALICLLRYGQLLEQSRHSWVNTTTLITGCTNAAGLVVVGNFQVDHAKSLHYVGTGVAFTAGLLFVCLHCALSYHGATAPQDLAVAYLRIVLAAIAFVSLILSGVFFIHESSQLQHGAALCEWVFVIDILVFYGTFSYEFGAVSSETLVAALQPAPGRACKSSGSSSTSTHLNCAPESVAMI
- the TMEM150A gene encoding transmembrane protein 150A isoform X2, which gives rise to MVLAKYLKVAGSTPSSPPTSCPPPTPPPPWLPSLMTAWILLPVSLSAFSITGLWTVYAMAVMNHHVCPVENWSYNESCSPDPTEQGGPKTCCTLDDVPLISKCGTYPPESCLFSLIGNVGAFMVALICLLRYGQLLEQSRHSWVNTTTLITGCTNAAGLVVVGNFQVDHAKSLHYVGTGVAFTAGLLFVCLHCALSYHGATAPQDLAVAYLRIVLAAIAFVSLILSGVFFIHESSQLQHGAALCEWVFVIDILVFYGTFSYEFGAVSSETLVAALQPAPGRACKSSGSSSTSTHLNCAPESVAMI